One Thermogemmatispora onikobensis DNA window includes the following coding sequences:
- a CDS encoding sugar ABC transporter permease — protein MAVFALFPLYYVIQASFAGAQNLYTTDLHLFPVHFTFANYVTAFTQEPLLNWIGNTLLVCGLTALCGLVCSTSGAYALARFRFAGRELTLRALLTLQAFPGLLALTAYYLLLNALHLLNNLLGLVLIYSAGAIVFCCWNTKSYLDGLPIELEQAALLDGATPLQAFWHIVLPLAVAALFTFMTGWNEFALANLVLNANANGSNLTFLLGLYSLQSDFRTPWGIFAASSVIVSIPLMLIFFFAQRYFRSGLAQGGLAN, from the coding sequence ATGGCGGTCTTCGCGCTCTTTCCTCTTTACTATGTGATCCAGGCTTCGTTCGCCGGAGCGCAGAATCTCTATACTACTGATCTGCATCTCTTCCCGGTTCATTTTACTTTCGCCAACTATGTGACGGCTTTTACGCAGGAGCCGCTGCTGAACTGGATCGGCAATACCTTGCTGGTTTGCGGTCTGACGGCTCTCTGCGGATTGGTCTGTTCAACGAGCGGCGCCTATGCGCTGGCACGCTTCCGCTTCGCTGGCCGCGAGTTGACGCTGCGCGCGCTGCTGACGCTGCAGGCTTTCCCGGGCCTGCTGGCGCTGACAGCGTATTATCTGCTGCTGAATGCGCTGCATCTCCTCAACAACCTGCTTGGTCTGGTGCTGATCTACTCAGCCGGTGCGATAGTCTTCTGCTGCTGGAACACGAAATCCTATCTCGATGGATTGCCGATCGAGCTGGAGCAGGCAGCCTTACTGGACGGCGCCACGCCGCTCCAGGCTTTCTGGCACATTGTCTTACCGCTGGCGGTCGCGGCCCTCTTTACCTTTATGACGGGCTGGAATGAGTTCGCCCTGGCCAATCTGGTCCTGAACGCCAATGCTAACGGCAGCAATCTGACCTTTCTTCTGGGCCTCTACAGCCTGCAGAGCGATTTCCGCACACCGTGGGGAATCTTTGCCGCCTCCTCGGTAATCGTCTCGATCCCGCTGATGCTGATCTTCTTTTTCGCCCAGCGCTACTTCCGCTCCGGCCTGGCCCAGGGTGGCCTCGCTAACTAG
- a CDS encoding carbohydrate ABC transporter permease yields the protein MVILGALQGIPGELREAARIDGAGPWQYFRHVTLPLVTPALVPATILSAITTFQMFNTVFLITQGGPVVSALKPGATEFVMIYMHNRILGATVANPHYGFIAAFAITLFVILAALTYLGSGLGARSPQTSRVREA from the coding sequence GTGGTCATCCTGGGTGCACTGCAGGGCATTCCCGGCGAGCTGCGTGAGGCGGCACGGATCGACGGGGCCGGCCCCTGGCAGTATTTTCGCCACGTGACCTTGCCGCTGGTGACTCCAGCTCTGGTGCCCGCCACTATTCTGAGCGCCATTACGACTTTCCAGATGTTTAATACGGTCTTTCTGATCACACAAGGGGGACCGGTGGTCAGCGCCCTGAAACCGGGGGCCACGGAATTTGTCATGATCTATATGCACAATCGCATCCTGGGGGCTACGGTAGCCAACCCACACTACGGCTTTATCGCCGCCTTCGCAATCACGCTGTTTGTTATCCTCGCGGCCCTGACCTACCTGGGTTCTGGCCTGGGCGCACGGTCTCCACAGACGAGCCGCGTCAGGGAGGCATAA
- a CDS encoding MarR family winged helix-turn-helix transcriptional regulator — MDDYQDYRLFQELSLLLDHADRLVLRQFRLNTLQYNALLLLDPDEGWRLTDLSERLLCERSTVTRLVDYLESEGLISRSPDPGDRRSQRVTLTAAGIARRREAQAAIEEAIRRRFSVLSRDEERHLIAMLKRLRAIVSAEIEATSHEANNTAP, encoded by the coding sequence ATGGATGACTACCAGGACTACCGTCTCTTCCAAGAGCTGAGCTTGCTGCTTGACCACGCCGACCGCCTGGTCCTGCGTCAGTTCCGACTGAACACGCTGCAATATAATGCCCTGCTCCTGCTCGACCCTGACGAGGGCTGGCGGCTGACGGATCTCAGCGAACGCCTGCTGTGCGAACGGAGCACGGTTACTCGCCTGGTAGATTACCTGGAAAGCGAGGGGTTGATAAGCCGTAGCCCTGACCCCGGCGATCGCCGTTCACAGCGTGTCACCCTGACAGCCGCAGGCATCGCCCGGCGCCGCGAGGCCCAGGCCGCCATTGAAGAGGCCATTCGCCGCCGTTTCAGCGTCTTGAGCCGCGACGAAGAGCGGCATCTGATCGCCATGCTCAAGCGCTTACGGGCTATCGTGAGCGCCGAGATCGAAGCGACTTCACACGAGGCGAACAACACCGCGCCCTAG
- a CDS encoding sigma-70 family RNA polymerase sigma factor, with amino-acid sequence MNTSNWLATQFEAERPRLRALAYRMLGSLSEAEDAVQESWLHLSRSDTSTISNLGGWLTTTVARICLNMLRVRKSRPEDSLEAKVTDLEAMLGGSQSSDPVQEVELADAIGLALLVVLDRLTPAERLAFVLHDIFAVPFDEIAPLVGRSEAATRQLASRARRRVRGGAPVQDAELVAQREVIEAFLTAAREGSLDELLTVLDPDVVFRIESQALSAGAGRELHGSAAAATLIVKHTQLFWSCGTALVNGSVGIIVAPYGKLRAVGIPVISKGKIIALTTIIDPVRLQQMHLAILDN; translated from the coding sequence ATGAACACCTCTAACTGGCTAGCCACCCAATTTGAGGCAGAGCGCCCTCGCTTGCGAGCACTAGCCTACCGCATGCTCGGCTCACTCTCTGAAGCGGAGGATGCCGTGCAGGAGTCCTGGCTTCATCTGAGCCGTTCCGACACGAGCACCATCTCAAACCTGGGAGGATGGCTAACGACAACGGTGGCGCGCATCTGCCTCAACATGCTGCGTGTCCGCAAGTCTCGGCCCGAGGACTCCCTGGAAGCCAAAGTCACGGATCTGGAAGCCATGTTAGGCGGGTCCCAATCGAGCGACCCGGTGCAAGAGGTGGAGCTGGCCGATGCGATTGGCTTAGCTCTGCTCGTGGTACTCGATAGGCTCACGCCCGCCGAACGCCTCGCTTTCGTGTTGCACGACATCTTCGCCGTTCCTTTCGATGAGATCGCACCACTGGTGGGACGCTCGGAGGCAGCGACCCGGCAGCTCGCCAGCCGTGCACGTCGCAGGGTGCGGGGAGGGGCCCCGGTGCAAGATGCGGAGTTGGTCGCACAACGAGAAGTGATAGAAGCCTTCCTCACCGCCGCCCGCGAGGGATCTCTTGATGAGCTTCTCACTGTGCTCGACCCGGATGTCGTCTTCCGTATCGAATCCCAGGCCCTGTCAGCGGGAGCGGGGAGAGAGCTGCACGGCTCGGCAGCGGCGGCCACACTGATTGTGAAGCATACTCAGCTTTTCTGGTCCTGCGGAACGGCACTGGTAAACGGCTCTGTGGGAATCATCGTGGCCCCCTATGGCAAGCTGCGCGCCGTTGGCATCCCTGTGATCAGTAAAGGCAAGATCATTGCCCTCACTACCATTATTGATCCTGTGCGCTTGCAACAGATGCATCTTGCCATCCTTGACAACTGA
- a CDS encoding nucleotidyltransferase domain-containing protein, translating to MQEEQLERLRATLARQRYPLLFITLSGSHLYGFASPDSDYDLRGAHILPLHEVIGLHEGAETLEQHSNDDGAEVDLVTYDVRKCFRLLLDKNGNILEAIYSPLVLHTTPEHEELKALAMRCVTRYYAYHYLGFARSCLKQASHKQPPSIKLVLSIYRIILTGLHLVRTGELEANLKRLNEVFRFSSVADLITRKQAGGEKAQLEEGAVALYEEEWRRLLGDLEQSVESSVLPVKPDAQAQAGLNDLLIRLRLQTV from the coding sequence ATGCAGGAAGAACAACTCGAACGGCTCAGGGCTACGCTAGCACGGCAGCGCTATCCGCTGCTCTTCATCACACTGAGCGGGTCACATCTCTACGGATTCGCGTCGCCCGATTCCGACTACGACCTGCGCGGCGCCCATATTCTGCCGCTGCACGAAGTAATCGGGCTGCACGAGGGAGCAGAGACCCTCGAACAGCACTCCAACGACGACGGAGCGGAAGTCGATCTGGTGACGTACGATGTCCGCAAATGCTTTAGGCTGCTGCTGGACAAGAATGGAAACATTCTGGAAGCCATTTACTCGCCGCTGGTGCTTCACACCACGCCCGAGCACGAAGAGCTGAAGGCGCTGGCCATGCGCTGCGTTACACGCTACTACGCCTACCACTATCTAGGCTTCGCTCGCAGTTGTCTGAAACAGGCCAGCCACAAACAGCCTCCTTCTATCAAGTTGGTACTCTCCATCTATCGCATCATTTTGACTGGTCTGCACCTGGTGCGCACTGGAGAGCTGGAGGCGAATCTGAAGCGCCTCAACGAAGTGTTCCGGTTCTCATCTGTGGCGGACCTGATCACGCGCAAGCAGGCCGGCGGCGAGAAAGCCCAGCTAGAGGAGGGCGCTGTCGCCCTTTACGAGGAGGAGTGGAGGCGCCTGTTGGGCGATCTGGAGCAATCTGTGGAGAGCAGCGTTCTCCCTGTTAAGCCAGATGCACAGGCACAAGCGGGCCTGAACGATCTTCTGATCCGTCTGCGGCTGCAGACCGTGTAA
- a CDS encoding metallophosphoesterase family protein, translating to MTRGTRIFYASDIHGSERCFLKFLNAAQFYKAHVLILGGDITGKIVVPLLHRDGGYEANFLGRTQRAETSDELQALEKAIRFNGFYPVRLEPDEYEAILADKAKQSALFERLVVETLERWLTIAEERLQRLGVRCFINPGNDDEWIVDRVLGQTQYVKNADGQVTSLDDEHEMIVVGYSNRTPFDSPRELPEEELEALIIRLADQLAHPERAIFTLHVPPHGSGLDHAPLLRDGQVVTRAGHTVMTPVGSLAVRRTIERYQPLLGLHGHVHESRGARKLGRTLCLNPGSEYGEGVLHGAIIQLARDRVAGYQLVTA from the coding sequence ATGACCCGCGGAACGCGGATCTTCTACGCGAGCGATATCCACGGCTCGGAACGCTGCTTCTTGAAGTTCCTCAACGCAGCTCAGTTCTATAAAGCTCATGTGCTCATCCTTGGCGGCGATATCACTGGCAAGATCGTGGTGCCTCTTCTTCACCGCGATGGTGGCTACGAGGCCAATTTCCTTGGGCGCACTCAGCGGGCCGAGACCAGCGACGAGCTGCAAGCCTTGGAGAAGGCTATTCGTTTCAATGGCTTCTACCCCGTACGCCTGGAACCGGATGAGTACGAGGCTATCCTGGCTGATAAAGCCAAACAGAGCGCCCTCTTCGAACGGCTAGTAGTGGAAACGCTTGAACGCTGGCTGACCATCGCCGAGGAACGCCTGCAGCGCCTGGGGGTACGCTGTTTCATCAATCCGGGCAACGATGATGAGTGGATAGTGGATCGCGTTCTGGGACAGACACAGTACGTGAAGAACGCTGACGGGCAGGTCACTTCTCTGGACGACGAGCACGAGATGATCGTGGTTGGCTACAGCAATCGTACTCCTTTCGATAGCCCGCGCGAGCTGCCAGAGGAGGAGCTGGAAGCCCTGATCATCCGCCTCGCCGATCAGTTGGCTCATCCAGAGCGCGCGATCTTCACCTTGCATGTTCCCCCTCATGGCTCAGGGCTGGATCATGCCCCTCTGCTCCGCGATGGGCAGGTGGTGACACGCGCCGGTCACACAGTGATGACTCCAGTGGGCAGTCTGGCTGTGCGCCGGACAATTGAGCGCTATCAACCATTGCTGGGACTGCATGGGCACGTCCACGAGTCGCGCGGCGCCCGTAAGCTGGGCCGTACCTTGTGCTTGAATCCTGGTAGCGAGTATGGCGAAGGCGTCCTACATGGCGCAATCATTCAGCTCGCCCGGGACCGCGTGGCCGGCTATCAACTGGTGACCGCATGA
- a CDS encoding agmatinase family protein: protein MSFFHNHGLSHRESKDASFSREDFEGYIAAQAEAKLPQARSEAEISRAIALGLEAAQSIEDRTISCFSRGELPHWAGINTFLKMPFLENVHEVDRYDIAVLGVPFDIGTTYRPGTRFGPQAIRRISALYTTYNYELGVDLREQVKICDLGDVFTVANIEKSFDQISKAVSFVLSKGTMPIILGGDHAIGYPCLRGIAENIEGNVGIIHLDRHVDTQEKDMDERMHTTPWFHATNIPNAPPSNLVQIGIGGWQVPRAGVAVARERGTTILTITDVERLGIEKVAEIALEVAWKGAKAVYLSFDIDSLDAGFVPGTGWPEPGGFLPREALKLLQLVAREGVCGMEVVEVSPPYDISDTTALMAVRAIVDVIATMVVHGKVGGR from the coding sequence ATGAGCTTCTTTCACAATCACGGCCTTAGCCATCGGGAAAGCAAGGATGCCTCCTTCAGCCGGGAAGATTTTGAGGGGTATATCGCAGCCCAGGCGGAGGCAAAGTTACCCCAAGCCCGTAGTGAGGCGGAGATAAGCCGGGCCATTGCTCTGGGGTTAGAAGCGGCCCAGAGCATCGAGGATCGAACGATCTCCTGCTTCAGTCGCGGGGAGCTACCTCATTGGGCAGGCATCAACACATTTCTGAAGATGCCATTCCTCGAGAATGTTCATGAGGTGGATCGATACGACATCGCCGTTCTGGGTGTACCCTTTGACATCGGCACAACTTACCGACCAGGTACTCGCTTTGGGCCGCAAGCCATTCGCCGCATCTCAGCGCTCTACACCACCTACAACTACGAGCTGGGCGTTGATCTGCGCGAGCAGGTCAAGATCTGCGATCTGGGCGATGTCTTCACAGTGGCTAATATCGAAAAGAGCTTCGACCAGATCAGCAAGGCCGTCTCGTTTGTGCTGAGCAAAGGGACCATGCCCATTATCCTGGGCGGCGATCATGCCATCGGCTATCCATGCCTGCGAGGAATAGCGGAGAACATCGAAGGCAACGTCGGCATCATCCACCTTGACCGCCATGTCGACACGCAGGAAAAGGACATGGATGAGCGCATGCACACCACACCCTGGTTCCACGCAACTAATATCCCCAATGCTCCCCCCTCAAACCTGGTTCAGATTGGCATTGGCGGCTGGCAGGTCCCCCGCGCCGGGGTCGCCGTAGCACGCGAGCGAGGAACAACAATTCTGACCATTACTGATGTTGAGCGCCTGGGCATCGAGAAAGTGGCCGAGATCGCGCTAGAGGTGGCCTGGAAAGGAGCAAAGGCAGTCTATTTAAGCTTCGATATCGATTCGCTCGACGCCGGTTTTGTGCCCGGTACCGGCTGGCCAGAGCCAGGCGGTTTCCTTCCCAGAGAGGCTTTGAAGCTGCTGCAACTGGTGGCCCGGGAAGGTGTCTGCGGCATGGAGGTGGTAGAGGTCTCACCTCCCTACGATATCAGCGATACGACGGCCCTGATGGCGGTACGCGCCATTGTCGACGTGATCGCTACGATGGTCGTTCATGGCAAGGTCGGAGGCCGCTGA
- a CDS encoding NYN domain-containing protein: protein MLILIRLLAALLGNWRRRGRLYQRGYRQSVMALLVDGENIGPEWAAAIVAKACQFGCPAIRRVYGDWTTSYMASWRAIAECYGFQQVQVPRAVIGKNAVDLALTVDAMDLLFEGLCSFCLVSSDSDYAPLVRRLREAGCFVLGIGRPPVPQLLCEACHVFITTDQLHRLQVLRAGTAPVQEDRTTTSEQPAPAEEPSLPLPLPQAAAGEGQRTGTLPRELLLSAYREATQVSKRHDGWVSESQLGQHLHKQVAQFKPKTYGFRSLRELLEQARAEGLFEIQRSDSKQWYVYAPISATSMPQEPEWPAPAP from the coding sequence ATGCTTATCCTGATTCGTCTACTTGCAGCTCTCCTCGGCAACTGGAGGAGGCGGGGAAGGCTGTATCAACGGGGCTACCGGCAGTCCGTGATGGCCCTCCTGGTCGATGGAGAGAATATCGGACCAGAGTGGGCGGCGGCCATCGTGGCCAAAGCCTGCCAGTTTGGATGCCCAGCCATCCGGCGCGTCTATGGGGATTGGACTACGAGCTACATGGCTTCATGGCGAGCCATCGCGGAGTGCTATGGCTTCCAGCAGGTTCAGGTTCCGCGAGCCGTGATCGGCAAGAATGCCGTTGATCTCGCGCTGACGGTCGACGCTATGGATCTCCTCTTTGAAGGATTGTGCAGCTTCTGTCTGGTGAGTAGCGATAGCGACTATGCGCCCCTGGTCAGGCGTCTGCGCGAGGCGGGCTGTTTTGTACTGGGCATTGGCCGGCCACCGGTCCCCCAGCTGCTTTGCGAAGCCTGCCACGTTTTTATCACCACTGATCAGCTGCATCGGCTGCAGGTACTCAGGGCCGGGACGGCGCCAGTTCAGGAGGACCGGACCACCACCAGCGAGCAGCCAGCACCTGCGGAAGAGCCGTCCCTGCCCCTGCCCCTGCCCCAGGCTGCTGCCGGGGAGGGCCAGCGGACCGGGACGCTGCCCAGAGAGCTGTTGCTGTCGGCCTATCGAGAAGCCACCCAGGTGAGCAAGCGCCATGATGGCTGGGTGAGCGAGTCCCAGCTCGGGCAACACCTGCACAAACAGGTGGCCCAGTTCAAACCCAAAACCTACGGCTTTCGCTCGCTGAGGGAGCTGCTAGAGCAGGCACGAGCCGAGGGCCTCTTTGAGATTCAGCGCAGTGATAGCAAGCAGTGGTATGTGTATGCGCCGATCTCTGCCACCTCAATGCCCCAGGAACCGGAATGGCCTGCTCCGGCGCCGTAG
- a CDS encoding pentapeptide repeat-containing protein, whose amino-acid sequence MTTHPLPADLEEQLQAHERWLNSRGSAGHRLRLPQADLHELDLSNRLLSFAQLRHCNLSGANLCDSWLTAADLTGSQLQGAELSYAHAEGACFDQASLDEANLVKADCSCARLRQAHLRRLHGLRVNLIEADLQAADLSEARLRGALLSSACLEAANLRGANLQQALLTGAILTCADLTGARLGSASLLGARDLDTVQADWIDISEDDGPPCSSTARRPAAGCSRLPSPAPRSPPANSCSKPASPRRKSPPSCRLTGTPASPPSPSSSTASRPPSRTAPTGWASPPSSSTSSMPRSAPPPPTPIPALPGSRPSYASKACSPRPSWAPCSPSATPSPTATTALPSSTSSCPRP is encoded by the coding sequence ATGACGACTCACCCGTTGCCAGCCGACCTGGAGGAGCAGCTGCAGGCCCATGAGCGCTGGCTCAACAGCCGCGGCAGCGCCGGTCACCGCCTGCGCCTCCCCCAGGCCGATCTCCACGAGCTTGACCTCAGCAACCGCCTGCTCTCCTTCGCCCAGCTGAGACACTGCAACCTCTCAGGCGCCAACCTCTGCGATAGCTGGCTCACCGCTGCCGATCTGACCGGCTCCCAACTGCAGGGAGCCGAGCTGAGTTACGCACATGCCGAGGGAGCTTGCTTCGACCAAGCCTCCCTGGATGAGGCCAACCTGGTCAAGGCCGACTGCTCCTGCGCTCGTCTGCGCCAGGCCCACCTGCGCCGCCTACATGGCCTCCGCGTGAACCTCATAGAGGCCGATTTGCAGGCCGCAGACCTCTCCGAGGCCCGTCTGCGTGGAGCGCTTCTGAGTTCGGCCTGCCTGGAGGCAGCCAACCTGCGCGGCGCCAACCTGCAGCAGGCCCTGCTCACCGGCGCCATCCTCACCTGCGCCGACCTCACCGGCGCCCGCCTGGGCAGCGCCTCCCTCCTCGGCGCTCGTGACCTCGACACCGTCCAGGCTGACTGGATCGACATCAGCGAGGACGATGGCCCCCCCTGCTCCTCCACGGCGCGCAGGCCCGCCGCTGGCTGCTCTCGGCTTCCATCCCCCGCCCCTCGGTCACCGCCGGCGAACTCCTGCAGCAAGCCGGCTTCTCCCAGGAGGAAATCTCCTCCCTCCTGCAGGCTGACTGGCACACCGGCCTCGCCTCCCTCTCCCTCCTCCTCAACCGCCTCAAGGCCGCCCTCCAGAACGGCACCGACTGGCTGGGCCTCACCCCCCAGCAGCTCTACCAGCTCTATGCCCAGATCCGCGCCGCCTCCTCCTACACCCATCCCAGCGCTCCCCGGCTCCAGACCCTCGTACGCCTCAAAGGCCTGCTCGCCCAGGCCCTCCTGGGCTCCCTGCTCGCCTTCTGCCACCCCGTCACCGACCGCTACTACGGCCCTGCCATCCTCGACCTCGTCCTGCCCAAGGCCCTGA
- a CDS encoding S53 family peptidase, giving the protein MPEIPKGFTRLAGSERHLPAQARQIGPADPNERLEVSVYLRDPAGSTLVAQLEHHFSQPGQRLSREEYLAQHRASPEDIARVEAFAHTHQLSVLAVDPAARRLVLGGTVSQFCSAFGTELHYYEHEGQTFRGRSGPLHIPQELASIVVGVFGLDDRPQAQPHLRFASPAGASALVGTATVSYTPLQVAQLYDFPRDLTGSGQCIALIELGGGYSSEDLTTYFQQLALKPPTVVSVSVDGGENSPTGDPNSADGEVALDIEIAGAIAPAARIAVYFAPNTERGFLDAITQAIHDTTNAPSVLSISWGAPEGSWTRQALTTMNAAFQTAASLGITICVAAGDNGSSDGVNDQKAHVDFPASSPYVLGCGGTRLEAQGSQVVSEVVWNEATSGDGATGGGISDVFPLPAWQMNAHVPPSINDQHQGRGVPDVAGNADPQTGYQILVDGQSTSVGGTSAVAPLWAGLIALLNQRRGQPLGYLNPFLYQHYTQLLQQKALRDVTSGNNGGYSAGPGWDACTGLGTPDGTLLLQALLSSSSA; this is encoded by the coding sequence ATGCCCGAGATTCCTAAAGGATTCACACGACTGGCCGGCAGTGAGCGTCATCTCCCCGCTCAGGCCCGGCAGATCGGGCCGGCTGATCCCAACGAGCGCCTCGAGGTCAGCGTCTATCTCAGAGATCCCGCGGGGAGCACCCTGGTCGCTCAGTTAGAGCACCACTTCAGCCAGCCGGGCCAGCGCCTGAGCCGAGAGGAGTATCTGGCCCAGCATCGCGCCAGTCCAGAGGACATTGCCAGGGTGGAAGCCTTCGCTCACACCCATCAGCTGAGCGTGCTGGCGGTCGATCCTGCGGCCCGCCGGCTGGTATTGGGCGGCACCGTGAGCCAGTTCTGTTCGGCCTTTGGCACCGAGCTGCACTATTACGAGCACGAGGGGCAGACGTTCCGCGGGCGCTCCGGTCCCCTGCACATTCCCCAAGAGCTGGCATCAATTGTGGTCGGGGTCTTTGGACTGGACGATCGTCCCCAGGCCCAGCCCCACCTGCGCTTTGCCTCGCCTGCCGGGGCCAGCGCGCTGGTAGGAACCGCCACCGTTAGCTATACCCCGCTGCAGGTGGCCCAGCTCTATGATTTTCCACGCGATCTGACCGGCAGCGGTCAGTGTATCGCGCTGATCGAGCTGGGAGGAGGCTACAGCAGTGAGGACCTGACAACCTACTTCCAGCAGCTCGCGCTGAAGCCGCCGACGGTCGTCAGCGTCTCTGTCGACGGTGGCGAGAATAGTCCAACAGGCGACCCCAACAGCGCGGATGGCGAGGTCGCCCTCGATATCGAGATCGCCGGCGCCATCGCTCCCGCGGCCCGCATCGCTGTCTACTTCGCCCCCAATACTGAGCGCGGCTTTCTGGATGCTATCACCCAGGCCATCCACGATACTACGAATGCGCCGTCGGTGCTCTCCATCAGCTGGGGCGCCCCCGAGGGAAGCTGGACGCGCCAGGCACTGACCACCATGAACGCGGCCTTTCAGACCGCGGCCTCCCTGGGGATCACAATCTGTGTAGCTGCCGGCGATAACGGCTCAAGTGATGGGGTCAACGATCAGAAGGCCCATGTGGATTTTCCGGCCTCCAGTCCTTATGTGCTTGGCTGCGGCGGCACCCGCCTGGAGGCCCAGGGCAGTCAGGTTGTCAGTGAGGTGGTCTGGAACGAGGCTACCAGCGGCGATGGTGCGACCGGCGGCGGCATCAGCGATGTGTTTCCGCTCCCCGCCTGGCAGATGAACGCTCATGTTCCCCCATCGATTAACGACCAGCACCAGGGGCGCGGCGTACCCGATGTGGCCGGCAACGCAGACCCGCAGACAGGCTACCAGATCCTCGTCGATGGCCAGAGCACTTCCGTCGGCGGCACCAGCGCGGTGGCTCCCCTGTGGGCCGGCCTGATTGCCCTGCTCAATCAGCGGCGCGGCCAGCCCCTTGGTTACCTGAACCCCTTCCTCTATCAGCATTACACCCAATTGTTGCAGCAGAAGGCGCTGCGCGACGTGACCAGCGGCAACAACGGCGGCTACAGCGCCGGCCCCGGTTGGGATGCCTGTACGGGCCTGGGCACGCCCGATGGCACGCTGCTGCTGCAGGCCCTGCTGTCTTCCTCATCCGCCTAG
- a CDS encoding pentapeptide repeat-containing protein: MILCFLPPDLHAQILAHERWLQSRGRAGRRLVLRQADLRELDLSGRGLTDAQLQACDLSRSLLDEAWLEGADLTGSRLEYASLVQAHAAGACFVQAVLDEADLSGADCSRARLRQASLRRIRGGTDFWAADLREADLSDADLEQADLRQARLEAANLSGARLKNANLSGARLRQARLHGAQGLETVRVAWIDLGEDGQPQLLHAEEARRWLLTAASS, encoded by the coding sequence TTGATCCTCTGTTTCCTTCCCCCTGACCTGCATGCCCAGATCCTGGCCCACGAGCGCTGGCTGCAAAGCCGCGGTCGCGCCGGGCGCCGCCTCGTCCTTCGCCAGGCCGACCTGCGCGAGCTTGACCTCAGCGGCAGAGGGCTGACTGACGCCCAGCTCCAGGCCTGCGATCTCTCGCGCTCGCTCCTTGACGAGGCCTGGTTGGAGGGGGCCGATCTCACTGGCTCCCGACTGGAGTATGCCTCGTTGGTGCAAGCGCACGCCGCGGGGGCCTGCTTCGTCCAAGCCGTCCTGGATGAGGCGGATCTGAGCGGGGCCGACTGCTCCCGTGCCCGCCTCCGCCAGGCCAGCCTGCGCCGCATCCGGGGGGGCACGGACTTTTGGGCCGCTGATCTACGCGAGGCCGATCTCTCGGACGCCGATCTGGAACAGGCCGACTTGCGCCAGGCCCGGCTCGAGGCCGCCAATCTCTCCGGCGCTCGCCTCAAGAACGCCAATCTCTCCGGCGCCCGCCTCCGCCAGGCCCGCTTGCACGGCGCCCAGGGATTGGAAACCGTCCGCGTCGCCTGGATCGACCTCGGTGAGGACGGCCAGCCTCAGCTCCTCCACGCTGAGGAGGCTCGCCGCTGGCTGCTCACCGCGGCCTCCTCTTGA